A single Brevundimonas sp. M20 DNA region contains:
- a CDS encoding protein-disulfide reductase DsbD gives MRRLFRLLILLTLILAPAGMAAAQTGPQRTDEIEAELVSMSRWATPGGTTVVAVRQKIEPGWHTYWRNPGDSGGPTTLQWTLPTGVKAGDIVWPLPERQRLQGLVNYGYEGAVYLPVPVEIPASARPGSTLPLRVKALFLVCSDEMCIPRELTLGLDLPIREGAAPQDAAHGAAIARILEQARRPAGITARATLENGVLTLSATGGPLAGGDPGPTYFFPFESGTIDHAGAQSGSWGPNGLTLVLTAGGKMAAGGLTGPVAGVLATSKGAFEITAQPGAPLPGATGSGALAPLDDAAPTPGASAPATGWIVFAQALVFALLGGLILNLMPCVFPILAMKAAALAASAHDARHARADGLAFLAGVLTTFIILAGALLGLRAAGEAVGWGFQLQSAPVTAGLALLMLAVALNLSGVFHIGGGLQGVGSGPLSRLPGGAGSFFTGALAVIVAAPCTAPFMAFALGAALLMPWPMALAVFLMLGLGLALPYVAISLTPRLLSKLPRPGAWMDRLKSLLAFPMYGAALWLAWVFSNQTGAEGLGLLFAAGLAGATGLWLVGAGQGERALGRRGVIHTIAGAALLLAMLGAATLAARAPVEAPSADAGTGELSSAPWSAQAVQTALSEGRPVLVNFTADWCVTCKINERTSLTTPGVKRAMEQSRAVYLIGDWTRRDDAITAELQRHGRSGVPLYLLYRPGQAGPEILPQLLTEGVVVEALKP, from the coding sequence GTGCGCCGCCTGTTCCGTCTTCTGATCCTGCTGACCCTCATTCTGGCGCCCGCCGGGATGGCGGCGGCGCAAACCGGCCCCCAGCGCACCGACGAGATCGAGGCCGAGCTGGTGTCCATGAGCCGCTGGGCCACGCCCGGCGGCACGACCGTGGTGGCGGTCCGGCAGAAGATCGAACCCGGCTGGCACACCTACTGGCGCAATCCCGGCGACTCCGGCGGCCCGACCACCCTTCAGTGGACCCTGCCGACAGGCGTTAAGGCGGGCGACATCGTCTGGCCGCTGCCCGAACGGCAGCGGCTGCAGGGACTGGTGAACTACGGCTATGAAGGCGCGGTCTATCTGCCCGTGCCGGTCGAGATCCCCGCCAGCGCACGACCCGGTTCGACCCTGCCGCTGCGGGTGAAGGCCCTGTTCCTCGTCTGCAGCGACGAGATGTGCATTCCACGGGAATTGACGCTGGGGCTGGATCTGCCGATTCGCGAAGGCGCAGCCCCTCAGGACGCCGCGCACGGCGCCGCCATCGCCCGCATCCTCGAGCAGGCGCGGCGCCCGGCGGGGATCACCGCTCGCGCGACCCTCGAGAACGGCGTCCTGACCCTGTCGGCCACCGGCGGACCTCTGGCTGGAGGCGATCCGGGACCGACCTATTTCTTCCCATTCGAAAGCGGGACCATCGACCATGCGGGCGCCCAAAGCGGCTCATGGGGTCCGAACGGCCTGACGCTGGTGCTGACCGCGGGCGGGAAGATGGCCGCGGGCGGCCTGACAGGCCCTGTCGCCGGCGTGCTGGCTACCTCGAAGGGCGCCTTCGAGATCACCGCCCAGCCCGGCGCGCCCCTGCCCGGCGCGACCGGCTCAGGCGCACTGGCCCCGCTGGATGACGCCGCCCCGACCCCGGGCGCCTCCGCTCCCGCGACCGGGTGGATCGTGTTCGCGCAAGCTCTGGTCTTCGCCCTGCTGGGCGGGCTGATCCTGAACCTGATGCCCTGCGTCTTCCCCATTCTGGCGATGAAGGCGGCGGCGCTGGCCGCCTCGGCCCATGACGCGAGACACGCGCGGGCAGATGGCCTCGCCTTCCTCGCCGGCGTTCTGACGACCTTCATCATCCTCGCCGGCGCCCTGCTGGGTCTGCGGGCGGCGGGCGAGGCCGTCGGCTGGGGCTTCCAGCTGCAGTCCGCGCCGGTCACAGCCGGTCTGGCCCTGCTGATGCTGGCGGTGGCCCTGAACCTGTCGGGCGTCTTCCACATCGGCGGTGGATTGCAGGGCGTGGGCTCGGGCCCCCTGTCCCGACTGCCCGGCGGCGCGGGGTCCTTCTTCACAGGCGCGCTGGCGGTGATCGTAGCCGCGCCCTGCACCGCCCCCTTCATGGCCTTCGCCCTGGGCGCGGCCCTGTTGATGCCCTGGCCGATGGCGCTGGCGGTCTTCCTGATGTTGGGACTGGGTCTGGCCCTGCCCTATGTGGCCATCAGCCTGACGCCGCGCCTGCTGTCGAAACTGCCGCGCCCCGGCGCCTGGATGGACCGGCTGAAAAGCCTCCTTGCCTTCCCGATGTACGGCGCCGCCCTGTGGCTGGCCTGGGTGTTCAGCAACCAGACAGGCGCCGAGGGTCTGGGCCTGCTGTTCGCCGCCGGTCTGGCGGGCGCGACGGGCCTGTGGCTGGTCGGCGCGGGGCAGGGCGAGCGGGCGCTGGGCCGTCGCGGGGTGATCCACACCATTGCGGGCGCGGCTCTGCTTCTGGCCATGCTGGGCGCCGCGACCCTCGCGGCCCGCGCGCCGGTCGAAGCCCCTTCAGCAGACGCCGGAACCGGCGAACTGTCATCGGCCCCGTGGTCGGCGCAGGCGGTCCAGACCGCCCTGTCCGAAGGCCGGCCGGTGCTGGTGAACTTCACCGCGGACTGGTGCGTGACCTGCAAGATCAACGAACGGACCTCCCTGACCACGCCGGGCGTGAAGCGGGCGATGGAACAGTCGCGCGCCGTCTATCTGATCGGCGACTGGACGCGGCGTGATGACGCGATCACCGCCGAGTTGCAGCGCCACGGCCGGTCAGGCGTTCCGCTTTACCTGCTTTACCGGCCCGGACAGGCCGGACCGGAAATCCTGCCCCAGTTGCTGACCGAGGGCGTCGTCGTCGAGGCCCTGAAGCCCTGA
- a CDS encoding OmpA family protein, whose amino-acid sequence MKRFVVIVAGAAALAGCGWTPGMRDRAEIVAEPSPCTAKRFDVYFAENEARLTSAALQAIGLTATQLQGCDIKRVQVVGLASATGGVASNLNLSEQRAIAVAEALQAAGWPAPAFEVGAVGDAGATTAAGTNEPLRRRTEVLVEAAPKARERR is encoded by the coding sequence ATGAAGCGTTTTGTGGTGATCGTGGCGGGCGCGGCGGCGCTGGCGGGGTGCGGCTGGACGCCGGGAATGCGGGACCGGGCCGAGATCGTGGCCGAGCCCTCACCCTGCACGGCCAAACGGTTCGATGTCTATTTCGCCGAGAACGAGGCCCGGCTGACCAGCGCGGCGCTGCAGGCCATCGGCCTGACCGCAACCCAGCTTCAGGGCTGCGACATCAAGCGGGTGCAGGTCGTGGGTCTGGCCTCGGCGACGGGCGGGGTTGCCTCCAATCTGAATCTGTCCGAACAGCGCGCCATCGCCGTGGCCGAAGCCCTGCAAGCCGCGGGCTGGCCTGCGCCGGCGTTCGAAGTGGGGGCGGTCGGCGACGCGGGCGCGACCACGGCTGCCGGGACCAATGAGCCCCTGCGCCGCCGGACCGAGGTGCTGGTCGAAGCCGCGCCGAAGGCGCGCGAACGCCGCTGA
- a CDS encoding YMGG-like glycine zipper-containing protein, whose translation MKTAIIAIAAAGLMASACASDGYGYGGPNETVRQGAIGAGVGAVAGAIIGNNVGDGNAGRGAAIGAVVGGAAGAIRGSSQDRANQRRYTDSQGRYYYCYDGRQDECYWENGQRRY comes from the coding sequence ATGAAAACGGCGATCATCGCGATTGCGGCGGCCGGCCTGATGGCTTCGGCCTGCGCCAGTGACGGTTACGGTTACGGCGGCCCGAACGAAACCGTCCGCCAAGGCGCCATCGGCGCCGGTGTCGGCGCAGTGGCCGGCGCCATCATCGGCAACAACGTAGGCGACGGCAATGCCGGTCGCGGCGCGGCCATCGGCGCGGTCGTCGGCGGCGCCGCCGGCGCCATCCGCGGCTCCAGCCAGGACCGCGCCAACCAGCGCCGCTACACCGACAGTCAAGGCCGGTACTACTACTGCTACGACGGCCGTCAGGACGAGTGCTACTGGGAAAACGGTCAGCGCCGCTACTAG
- a CDS encoding diacylglycerol kinase family protein, with translation MLINPLSGSVGPRAVVEAETILADYGCEASVVALEGGQFDEQISAALEAKPDVLFVLAGDGTAGTIASRAGPEGPLVAPLPGGTMNMLPKALYGTGDWKLALRRALEEGAQQPVAGGEVTDGDFTQSFYCAAIFGSPALWAPAREAMRTGKIKLAFAHARRALRRAFSGRLRFSLDGRKERRAEALVLISPMISRAMEENTGLEAAAMNPSDAMEAFRLAAHAVMDDWRQDPAVTTRSTQRVAIVARSRIPAVIDGEPTQLHHKAKVRFIREAFRALAPIPPAAEDAV, from the coding sequence ATGCTGATCAACCCCTTGTCCGGCAGCGTCGGGCCACGGGCGGTGGTTGAGGCGGAGACCATACTTGCGGACTACGGGTGCGAGGCCTCCGTTGTGGCGCTGGAGGGTGGTCAGTTCGATGAACAGATCAGCGCGGCGCTGGAGGCCAAGCCGGACGTCCTGTTCGTGCTGGCGGGAGACGGCACAGCGGGAACGATCGCCTCGCGCGCCGGGCCTGAAGGCCCCTTGGTCGCCCCCTTGCCGGGCGGCACCATGAACATGCTGCCCAAGGCGCTTTACGGCACCGGCGACTGGAAGCTGGCTCTGCGCCGCGCGCTGGAGGAAGGAGCGCAGCAGCCGGTCGCGGGCGGCGAGGTGACTGACGGCGATTTCACCCAGTCCTTCTATTGCGCGGCCATATTCGGCTCTCCGGCCCTGTGGGCGCCAGCGCGGGAGGCGATGCGAACAGGCAAGATCAAGCTGGCCTTCGCCCACGCTCGCCGCGCGCTGAGGCGGGCGTTCAGCGGGCGGCTGAGGTTCTCACTGGACGGTCGCAAGGAACGGCGGGCGGAGGCGCTGGTTCTGATCAGTCCGATGATTTCCCGCGCGATGGAGGAGAACACCGGGTTGGAAGCTGCAGCGATGAACCCGAGCGATGCGATGGAAGCCTTCCGTCTGGCCGCGCACGCCGTGATGGATGACTGGCGGCAGGACCCGGCGGTGACGACGCGCTCCACCCAGAGGGTCGCCATCGTTGCTCGCTCTCGCATCCCGGCGGTGATCGACGGCGAGCCGACGCAACTGCATCACAAGGCCAAGGTTCGTTTCATCCGCGAGGCTTTCCGGGCGCTGGCCCCGATCCCTCCGGCGGCGGAGGATGCCGTCTAG
- a CDS encoding metallophosphoesterase yields the protein MGRILQFSDIHFGCEHKRACSAALDYAHANPSNLVLITGDITQQGFPDEFAAAGDWIRRMPDPQFVIVGNHDVPYWSLAARLFHPWKAFERATGHPAHDHQFLSPELMVRGVVTARGWQARPNWSKGVIDLDQTRKAAEALRQAPVGALRVLACHHPLVEMIGTPMTGDVKRGDEAALIFAEAGVDIITTGHVHVPFALPIQLGDHCSYAIGCGTLSHRERGTPPSFNRIDWDKREITVTAVAWTGERFEDTQVWRLPRRQDTRKPATAPDPNVPGEREAAAV from the coding sequence GTGGGGCGCATCCTCCAGTTCTCGGACATCCATTTCGGGTGCGAACACAAGCGTGCCTGTTCTGCGGCGCTGGATTATGCGCATGCCAATCCTTCGAACCTGGTCCTGATCACCGGAGACATCACGCAGCAGGGCTTTCCGGATGAGTTCGCGGCGGCCGGGGACTGGATCCGGCGGATGCCGGACCCGCAGTTCGTCATCGTCGGCAATCACGACGTGCCCTACTGGAGTCTGGCCGCGCGCCTGTTCCACCCGTGGAAGGCTTTTGAACGCGCGACGGGGCATCCGGCGCACGATCACCAGTTTCTGAGCCCCGAGCTGATGGTGCGGGGTGTGGTTACGGCGCGAGGCTGGCAGGCGCGGCCGAACTGGTCGAAAGGCGTCATAGATCTGGATCAGACCCGAAAGGCGGCCGAGGCCCTGCGGCAGGCGCCGGTCGGGGCGCTGAGGGTGCTGGCCTGTCACCATCCGCTGGTCGAGATGATCGGCACGCCGATGACGGGGGACGTGAAACGCGGCGACGAGGCGGCCCTGATCTTCGCCGAGGCCGGGGTCGACATCATCACGACGGGGCATGTGCATGTTCCCTTCGCCCTGCCGATCCAGCTCGGCGATCATTGCTCCTATGCGATCGGCTGCGGGACGCTGTCCCACCGCGAGCGAGGGACGCCGCCCAGCTTCAACCGGATCGACTGGGACAAGCGGGAGATCACAGTGACGGCCGTGGCCTGGACCGGCGAGCGGTTCGAGGACACGCAGGTCTGGCGTCTGCCGCGCCGTCAGGACACGCGCAAACCCGCCACCGCGCCGGATCCCAATGTGCCGGGGGAACGCGAGGCGGCGGCGGTCTGA
- a CDS encoding TIGR03862 family flavoprotein — translation MKIVHVIGAGPAGLMAAERLAGGGVRVVVHEAMPSVARKFLMAGRGGLNLTHSEPMEGFLSRYGEATTVVSGWLERFSPTRLIGWVEGLGQPAFTGSSGRIFPKAMKASPLLRAWLWRLADLGVEVRTRSRWVGRRDGGWVFAGPNGETIEKADAVVLALGGASWPRLGSDGAWTEELRGAGVEVAQFKPSNVGFDVAWSEVLIERFAGEPLKTIGLSHGGQSVRGDLMLTRYGLEGGAVYALSAALRDAIQRDGSAELVVDLRPDLSIEAMAGRLTKPRGKDSVTNWLRKAGGLSPAAVGLLREIPGAIPEGADKLARRIKAVRLTLKGVQGLERAISSAGGVKLDQVTDDLMLKALPGVFVAGEMLDWEAPTGGYLLQASFASGVVAAEGVLDWLGLAGQGATPS, via the coding sequence ATGAAAATCGTCCATGTGATCGGCGCCGGGCCTGCGGGCCTGATGGCTGCGGAACGGCTGGCCGGCGGCGGCGTGCGCGTGGTTGTGCATGAAGCCATGCCGTCCGTGGCGCGCAAATTCCTGATGGCGGGGCGGGGCGGACTGAACCTGACCCATTCGGAGCCCATGGAAGGCTTCCTGTCGCGCTATGGTGAGGCGACGACGGTCGTCTCCGGATGGCTGGAGCGTTTTTCGCCCACGCGTCTGATCGGCTGGGTCGAGGGGTTGGGACAGCCGGCCTTCACCGGATCATCAGGCCGTATCTTCCCCAAGGCGATGAAGGCTTCGCCCCTCTTGCGCGCCTGGTTGTGGCGACTGGCGGATTTGGGTGTGGAAGTCCGGACCCGGTCGCGTTGGGTCGGTCGCCGGGACGGCGGCTGGGTCTTCGCCGGGCCGAATGGTGAAACCATTGAAAAGGCCGACGCCGTCGTTCTGGCCTTGGGCGGCGCCAGTTGGCCGCGTCTGGGGTCCGATGGGGCGTGGACGGAAGAACTGCGGGGCGCCGGGGTCGAGGTGGCGCAGTTCAAGCCGTCCAACGTCGGCTTCGACGTGGCGTGGAGCGAGGTGCTGATCGAGCGGTTCGCGGGCGAGCCGCTGAAGACCATCGGCCTGAGCCACGGGGGGCAGTCGGTGCGCGGCGATCTGATGCTGACCCGATACGGGCTGGAGGGCGGCGCGGTCTATGCCCTGTCGGCGGCGCTGCGAGATGCGATCCAGCGCGACGGATCGGCGGAGCTGGTGGTGGACCTGCGGCCCGATCTGTCCATTGAGGCGATGGCGGGTCGACTGACGAAGCCGCGCGGCAAGGACAGCGTCACCAATTGGCTGCGCAAGGCGGGCGGCCTTTCTCCTGCCGCGGTCGGCCTGCTGCGGGAAATCCCCGGCGCGATCCCCGAAGGCGCCGACAAACTGGCCCGGCGGATCAAGGCGGTGCGCCTGACCCTGAAAGGGGTGCAGGGACTTGAGCGGGCTATCTCGTCCGCCGGTGGGGTAAAGCTGGATCAGGTCACGGATGATCTGATGTTGAAGGCTCTGCCGGGTGTCTTCGTCGCCGGCGAAATGCTGGATTGGGAGGCGCCGACCGGCGGTTATCTTCTGCAGGCCAGCTTCGCCTCGGGTGTCGTGGCGGCGGAAGGCGTGCTGGACTGGCTGGGTCTGGCCGGGCAGGGTGCCACGCCGTCCTGA